A single Symbiobacterium thermophilum IAM 14863 DNA region contains:
- a CDS encoding serine hydrolase domain-containing protein — protein sequence MRRWQRLALVALAGAVALGAGSIGYLRWHTRAVVTAAVPAGSHAVATTLDPAASDRLMQVVSDARERLGVPALQVAVVKGGELVWTGAVGWADPPAGRPVTAEDRFHIGSVSKLYTAALVLRLAEEGRLSLEDPVSRFVPDVPNGDRITVRQLLNHTSGLANYTEDTAFNLKTVLLRRRWSVDEVLDVIRQQAPRSAPGTEHYYSNSNYVLLGRIAEVAGGRPFADLLHDEVLRPLGLTNTYLAAGEPESVGTVRGYDVTVLGTGRMGIKLDMERFRAPFETSAFAAGAVTASAADVARFTSGLLGGRLLADSTLQSMLTFVDAPDEDMPAQTGYGLGVRRLVIGGEEMVGHTGTLPGYSNVALYAPAHDHAVAVLSNLSMSDVTDVLAEVQAVLLEPASTR from the coding sequence ATGCGCCGGTGGCAACGCCTGGCGCTGGTCGCCCTCGCGGGGGCCGTGGCGCTGGGCGCGGGATCGATCGGGTACCTGCGCTGGCACACCCGGGCGGTGGTGACGGCGGCGGTGCCGGCGGGTTCGCACGCGGTGGCGACGACGCTGGACCCGGCCGCCTCCGACCGGCTGATGCAGGTGGTCTCGGACGCCCGGGAGCGGCTGGGCGTGCCGGCGCTGCAGGTGGCGGTGGTGAAGGGCGGCGAGCTGGTCTGGACCGGCGCCGTGGGCTGGGCCGACCCGCCGGCCGGGCGGCCGGTGACGGCGGAGGACCGGTTCCACATCGGCAGCGTGAGCAAGCTGTACACCGCCGCCCTCGTCCTGCGGCTCGCCGAGGAGGGCCGGCTGTCCCTGGAGGATCCGGTGAGCCGGTTCGTCCCGGACGTGCCCAACGGGGACCGGATTACGGTGCGGCAGCTGCTCAACCACACCAGCGGGCTTGCCAACTACACCGAGGACACGGCCTTCAACCTGAAGACGGTCCTCCTGCGCCGGCGCTGGAGCGTGGACGAGGTGCTGGATGTCATCCGGCAGCAGGCGCCCCGCTCGGCGCCGGGAACCGAGCACTACTACTCCAACAGCAACTACGTGCTCCTGGGCCGCATCGCCGAGGTGGCGGGGGGACGGCCGTTTGCCGACCTGCTGCACGACGAGGTGCTCCGCCCCCTCGGGCTGACCAACACCTACCTGGCTGCGGGCGAGCCCGAGTCTGTCGGGACCGTGCGCGGGTACGACGTGACGGTGCTGGGCACCGGCCGGATGGGGATCAAGCTAGACATGGAGCGGTTCAGGGCGCCGTTTGAGACCTCGGCCTTTGCCGCCGGCGCCGTGACGGCCAGCGCCGCCGACGTGGCCCGGTTCACCTCCGGCCTCTTGGGCGGCCGGCTGCTGGCGGATTCCACGCTCCAGTCCATGCTGACCTTCGTGGACGCCCCTGACGAGGACATGCCGGCGCAGACAGGGTATGGCCTGGGGGTACGGCGTCTGGTCATCGGCGGCGAGGAGATGGTGGGCCACACCGGTACCCTCCCGGGGTACAGCAACGTGGCGCTGTACGCCCCGGCCCATGACCACGCCGTCGCCGTGCTCTCCAACCTGTCCATGTCGGACGTCACAGATGTCCTTGCGGAGGTCCAGGCCGTGCTTCTGGAGCCTGCCTCGACCAGGTGA
- a CDS encoding helix-turn-helix transcriptional regulator — MERDPQKISAVLADPTRYSIYQYVLVAPDPVSAAEVARRFDLHPNVARMHLNRLTEVGLLRQRTEKTGRGGRPSYVYEPSGSAVSLTTVPPRDFQLLADLLVQSLALLGEGGKEAVEQIGHSFGRRLGQEALSKLAPSLNAANGATGPQALLEACAMALSRLGVSARVIKGPGDRPSLVLKSCGFHEVASAHPEQVCHLCKAMVEGVAQTCAEVPPAVTQAGTVPRGDLECVYEVDGLIRLE; from the coding sequence TTGGAACGGGATCCGCAGAAGATCAGTGCGGTTCTTGCCGATCCAACCCGGTACAGCATCTATCAGTATGTGCTGGTGGCGCCCGACCCGGTGTCTGCGGCTGAGGTGGCCCGGCGGTTCGACCTTCATCCCAACGTCGCGCGCATGCACCTGAACCGGCTGACGGAGGTGGGGTTGCTCCGGCAGCGGACCGAGAAGACCGGCAGGGGTGGGCGGCCCAGTTACGTATACGAGCCATCCGGCAGCGCGGTGTCGCTGACGACGGTGCCGCCCCGCGACTTCCAGCTGCTGGCCGACCTGCTGGTGCAGTCGCTGGCCCTGCTCGGTGAGGGCGGAAAGGAGGCCGTGGAGCAGATCGGCCACTCCTTCGGGCGGCGGCTGGGACAGGAGGCCCTCTCCAAGCTGGCGCCGTCGCTGAACGCGGCCAACGGCGCCACGGGGCCGCAGGCGCTGCTGGAGGCGTGCGCGATGGCGCTCAGCCGGCTCGGCGTCTCGGCCCGGGTGATCAAGGGGCCCGGCGACCGGCCCAGCCTCGTGCTGAAGTCGTGCGGCTTCCACGAGGTGGCCTCCGCCCATCCCGAGCAGGTGTGCCACCTCTGCAAGGCCATGGTGGAGGGCGTGGCCCAGACCTGCGCCGAGGTCCCGCCCGCCGTGACCCAGGCCGGCACCGTACCCCGGGGGGATCTGGAGTGCGTCTATGAGGTAGACGGGCTGATCCGCCTGGAGTAG
- the sufD gene encoding Fe-S cluster assembly protein SufD, whose amino-acid sequence MPTVTEPRFLEERRKAAQTLTETLSLPAKTDEAWRRTSLEGLDVLQYRPTAARVTLKGSVPEGVVFANLLDAAAEHAELVQRYLGRLFPMDQNLLTAAQAAHLNGGVLLYVPRGVVVEEPLEVVFEAQDGEAQYLHTLVIAEDNAEVTLLERYEGTGDYLSVHVVEVFPLQGARVRYGYLQNHSQDAWAFTFRRGLTGRDATLDWAGGEFGGALVRSEIVNDVSGEGSQSNLKVVFGATGRQHQDIVASQVHNGSYSRSDILGRGVLSGHAHTVFRGNGQINPAAKHAQTFQRQQALVLSETARADSIPALIINEHEVEGAGHAATVGQLDEEQLFYLMARGLTRQEAVRMLVLAFLSPVLEQIPVQELRDEMIRLMGEKVS is encoded by the coding sequence ATGCCCACGGTCACCGAACCCCGCTTCCTGGAGGAGCGGCGCAAGGCCGCCCAGACCCTGACCGAGACGCTCTCGCTCCCGGCGAAGACGGACGAGGCCTGGCGGCGCACCTCCCTGGAGGGACTGGACGTCCTCCAGTACCGGCCGACCGCCGCCCGGGTGACCCTGAAGGGCAGCGTGCCCGAAGGCGTGGTCTTCGCCAACCTGCTGGACGCCGCGGCCGAGCACGCCGAGCTGGTTCAGCGCTATCTGGGCCGGCTTTTCCCGATGGACCAGAACCTGCTGACCGCCGCCCAGGCGGCCCACCTGAACGGCGGGGTGCTGCTGTATGTGCCCCGGGGCGTCGTGGTGGAGGAGCCGCTGGAGGTGGTGTTCGAGGCGCAGGACGGCGAGGCCCAGTACCTGCACACGCTGGTCATCGCCGAGGACAACGCCGAGGTCACGCTGCTGGAGCGGTACGAGGGCACCGGCGACTACCTCAGCGTCCACGTGGTGGAGGTCTTCCCGCTGCAGGGGGCCCGGGTGCGGTACGGCTACCTGCAGAACCACTCCCAGGACGCCTGGGCGTTCACCTTCCGCCGCGGCCTGACGGGGCGGGACGCCACCCTGGACTGGGCGGGCGGCGAGTTCGGCGGCGCCCTGGTGCGTTCCGAGATCGTCAATGACGTCTCCGGCGAAGGCTCCCAGTCCAACCTGAAGGTGGTCTTCGGCGCCACCGGCCGGCAGCACCAGGACATCGTCGCCTCCCAGGTGCACAACGGCTCCTACAGCCGCTCCGACATCCTGGGCCGCGGGGTGCTCTCCGGCCACGCCCACACCGTCTTCCGTGGCAACGGCCAGATCAACCCGGCCGCCAAGCACGCCCAGACCTTCCAGCGGCAACAGGCGCTGGTGCTGTCGGAGACGGCCCGGGCCGACTCGATCCCGGCCCTCATCATCAACGAGCACGAGGTCGAGGGCGCCGGCCACGCGGCCACGGTGGGCCAGCTGGATGAGGAGCAGCTGTTCTACCTGATGGCCCGCGGCCTCACCCGGCAGGAGGCCGTCCGGATGCTGGTCCTGGCCTTCCTGTCGCCCGTGCTGGAGCAGATTCCGGTTCAGGAACTGCGTGACGAGATGATTCGCCTCATGGGAGAGAAGGTGAGCTAG
- a CDS encoding SanA/YdcF family protein, with the protein MRGSGGFARGLARWLVRLLAVGTAAVLAINALVYFPGRSRIITADAARPAQVALVLGAGVYADGRPTPMLRDRLETALALYEAGKARKLLLSGDHSRPDYDEVNAMRRYLQERGVPPEDLFLDHAGFDTYDSMYRAAAIFQVDDVIVVTQGFHLPRALWIAARLGLDAQGVAADQRRYGVEQYYAAREFAARVKAFAEVAVRRRPAFLGPVIPITGDGRATHDEP; encoded by the coding sequence GTGCGAGGATCCGGCGGATTCGCGAGGGGGCTGGCCAGATGGCTGGTCAGGCTGCTGGCGGTCGGGACGGCCGCGGTGCTGGCCATCAACGCCCTGGTCTACTTCCCCGGGCGCAGCCGCATCATCACGGCCGACGCCGCCCGGCCGGCCCAGGTGGCCCTGGTGCTGGGGGCGGGCGTCTACGCCGACGGCCGTCCCACCCCGATGCTGCGGGACCGGCTGGAGACGGCGCTGGCCCTCTACGAGGCCGGCAAGGCGCGGAAGCTGCTGCTCTCCGGCGATCACAGCCGGCCCGACTACGACGAAGTCAACGCCATGCGACGGTACCTGCAGGAGCGCGGGGTTCCCCCCGAGGATCTGTTCCTGGATCACGCCGGGTTCGACACCTATGACTCCATGTACCGCGCCGCGGCGATCTTCCAGGTGGACGACGTCATCGTCGTGACCCAGGGCTTTCACCTCCCGCGGGCGCTGTGGATCGCGGCGCGCCTCGGGCTGGACGCGCAGGGGGTGGCGGCGGATCAGCGGCGCTACGGCGTGGAGCAGTACTACGCCGCCCGGGAGTTCGCCGCCCGGGTGAAGGCTTTCGCAGAGGTGGCCGTCCGCCGCCGACCGGCTTTCCTCGGCCCCGTGATTCCCATCACCGGGGACGGCCGGGCCACCCACGACGAGCCGTGA
- a CDS encoding S1C family serine protease: protein MVGEREPFARVASQVGPGVVQVRAGRSQGSGVLLDPHSVITNAHVVGDSPSPAITFADGVTRPGRVVAADRLYDLALVETVSPVNARIEPAPEESVVPGRQVVAIGNPFGFGWTVTTGVVSAVDRIVGGLDGLIQTDAAINPGNSGGALVDLDGRLVGIPTLVLAPGQNIGFAIPAWQVLHVVEQFRRTGRAEHPYVGLAGATEVIDPVVARALDLPGRGVLVAGVEPGGPAHLAGLGEWDMVIAVDGAPTPSVQALRRQIRRTPVGATVPFTVLRGGRLLQVPVRVGELPAAARR, encoded by the coding sequence ATGGTTGGGGAGCGGGAGCCGTTTGCCAGGGTCGCCTCGCAGGTCGGGCCCGGCGTCGTCCAGGTGCGGGCGGGCCGGAGCCAGGGGTCCGGTGTCCTGCTGGACCCGCACAGCGTGATCACCAACGCCCACGTGGTGGGCGATTCGCCCTCGCCGGCGATCACCTTCGCCGACGGGGTCACCCGTCCGGGCCGGGTCGTCGCGGCGGACCGTCTCTACGACCTGGCGCTGGTGGAGACGGTATCGCCGGTCAACGCCCGGATCGAGCCGGCCCCCGAGGAGTCGGTCGTACCCGGCAGGCAGGTGGTGGCCATCGGCAACCCCTTCGGCTTCGGCTGGACCGTGACCACCGGCGTCGTCAGCGCAGTGGACCGCATCGTGGGCGGGCTCGACGGGCTGATCCAGACCGACGCGGCCATCAACCCGGGCAACAGCGGGGGCGCTCTGGTCGACCTGGACGGGCGGCTGGTGGGCATCCCCACGCTGGTGCTGGCGCCGGGCCAGAACATCGGCTTCGCCATCCCGGCGTGGCAGGTGCTGCACGTGGTGGAGCAGTTCCGCAGGACGGGCCGCGCCGAGCACCCCTACGTGGGCCTCGCCGGCGCGACCGAGGTCATCGATCCGGTGGTCGCCCGCGCCCTGGACCTGCCCGGGCGCGGCGTGCTGGTGGCGGGCGTGGAGCCCGGCGGCCCCGCCCACCTGGCCGGGCTCGGTGAGTGGGACATGGTCATCGCGGTGGACGGCGCCCCCACCCCGTCGGTGCAGGCCCTGCGCCGGCAGATCCGGAGGACGCCGGTGGGCGCGACCGTCCCCTTCACCGTGCTGCGGGGCGGTCGGCTCCTCCAGGTGCCGGTCCGGGTGGGCGAGCTGCCCGCGGCCGCGCGCCGCTGA
- a CDS encoding peptide chain release factor 3: MDSLADQIRRRRTFAIISHPDAGKTTLTEKLLLYGGAIRLAGAVKGRKAARAATSDWMEIEKQRGISVTTSVMQFEYGGCMVNILDTPGHQDFSEDTYRTLEAADSAVMLIDAAKGVEPQTIKLFQVCRMRGIPIFTFVNKLDREGKDPFALMQEIEDVLGMRTCPMNWPVGMGSTFKGVYDRQKGHVELFDNRDHGQTKARVETTGVDDPALSAVLGEDLHRRLVEEIELLDVAGDPWDFDRFRRGDLSPLFWGSALTNFGVQSFLEYFLKLAPAPAPRLAGDRLVDPEEPRFSAFVFKIQANMNPAHRDRIAFMRIVSGRFERGMDVQHVRLGKKVRLSQPQQFMAQDRQIVEEAYAGDIIGVFDPGIFRIGDTLCTGEPVAFEGIPSFSPEHFARVRFKDAMKSKHFRKGLEELTEEGAIQVFYATQPGHPDPILGAVGELQFEVFQHRMRHEYGVEVILDRLPYEVARWVEGEGYQPRRFWGTDHMAVTDRDGRNVLLFRNEWTMRYVVEQNPGLIFRATAQAR; the protein is encoded by the coding sequence ATGGACTCCCTGGCAGACCAGATCCGCCGCCGGCGGACCTTCGCCATCATCTCCCATCCCGACGCGGGCAAGACGACCCTCACCGAAAAGCTCCTGCTCTACGGCGGGGCGATCCGGCTGGCGGGCGCGGTGAAGGGGCGCAAGGCCGCCCGGGCGGCGACGTCGGACTGGATGGAGATCGAGAAGCAGCGCGGGATCTCGGTGACCACCTCGGTCATGCAGTTCGAGTACGGCGGGTGCATGGTCAACATCCTCGACACGCCGGGCCACCAGGACTTCTCCGAGGACACCTACCGCACCCTGGAGGCCGCGGACTCCGCGGTCATGCTCATCGACGCCGCCAAGGGCGTCGAGCCGCAGACCATCAAGCTCTTCCAGGTCTGCCGGATGCGGGGCATCCCCATCTTCACCTTCGTCAACAAGCTGGACCGGGAGGGCAAGGACCCCTTCGCCCTCATGCAGGAGATCGAAGACGTGCTGGGGATGCGCACCTGCCCCATGAACTGGCCGGTGGGCATGGGCTCCACCTTCAAGGGGGTCTACGATCGGCAGAAGGGACATGTGGAGCTCTTCGACAACCGGGACCACGGCCAGACCAAGGCGCGGGTGGAGACCACGGGCGTCGACGACCCGGCGCTGTCGGCCGTCCTCGGCGAGGACCTGCACCGCAGGCTCGTGGAGGAGATCGAGTTGCTGGACGTCGCCGGCGACCCCTGGGACTTCGACCGGTTCCGGCGGGGCGACCTCTCCCCCCTCTTCTGGGGCTCCGCGCTCACCAATTTCGGAGTGCAGTCCTTCCTGGAGTACTTCCTGAAGCTGGCCCCCGCCCCGGCGCCGCGCCTCGCGGGCGACCGGCTGGTGGACCCGGAGGAGCCCCGGTTCTCGGCGTTCGTGTTCAAGATCCAGGCCAACATGAACCCGGCCCACCGGGACCGGATCGCCTTCATGCGGATCGTCTCGGGCCGGTTCGAGCGGGGGATGGACGTCCAGCACGTCCGGCTGGGCAAGAAGGTGCGGCTCTCCCAGCCCCAGCAGTTCATGGCCCAGGACCGGCAGATCGTCGAGGAGGCCTACGCCGGCGACATCATCGGCGTCTTCGACCCCGGCATCTTCCGCATCGGCGACACGCTCTGCACCGGCGAGCCGGTCGCCTTTGAGGGCATCCCCTCCTTCTCGCCCGAGCACTTTGCCCGGGTCCGCTTCAAGGACGCGATGAAGTCCAAGCACTTCCGCAAGGGGCTGGAGGAGCTGACGGAGGAGGGCGCCATCCAGGTCTTCTACGCCACCCAGCCCGGCCACCCCGACCCCATCCTCGGCGCGGTGGGCGAGCTGCAGTTCGAGGTCTTCCAGCACCGGATGCGGCACGAGTACGGCGTCGAGGTGATCCTGGACCGGCTGCCCTACGAGGTCGCCCGCTGGGTGGAGGGCGAGGGATACCAGCCCCGCCGCTTCTGGGGAACCGACCACATGGCCGTCACCGACCGGGACGGGCGGAACGTGCTGCTCTTCCGCAACGAGTGGACGATGCGCTACGTCGTCGAGCAGAACCCAGGCCTGATCTTCAGGGCCACCGCCCAGGCGAGATGA
- a CDS encoding MarR family winged helix-turn-helix transcriptional regulator, producing MNALSPLRTEISRLWHQVNREMRSLLDDAFRQSAMPPPVYFMLREIVREPGITVSELSRRVAMVKSHVSRTVDHMADRGYVRKESDPADQRLIRLYATAPAERELEQTDRRVCAAWQSLVADMSAEELAAVEQGLRILLKTLERNATTRPREKV from the coding sequence GTGAATGCGTTGTCCCCGCTGCGCACCGAGATCAGCCGGCTGTGGCATCAGGTGAACCGGGAGATGCGCAGCCTGCTGGACGACGCCTTCCGGCAGTCGGCCATGCCGCCCCCCGTCTACTTCATGCTGCGGGAGATCGTGCGGGAACCGGGGATTACCGTGTCGGAGCTGTCCCGGCGGGTCGCCATGGTGAAGAGCCACGTCTCCCGCACCGTCGACCACATGGCCGACCGGGGATACGTCCGGAAGGAGTCGGACCCCGCCGACCAGCGGCTGATCCGGCTGTACGCCACCGCCCCGGCGGAGCGTGAGCTGGAGCAGACGGACCGGCGGGTGTGCGCCGCCTGGCAGTCCCTGGTGGCGGACATGTCCGCGGAGGAGCTGGCCGCCGTGGAACAGGGGCTGCGCATCCTGCTGAAAACACTGGAACGAAACGCCACAACCCGCCCAAGAGAGAAGGTCTGA
- a CDS encoding ribonuclease HII, with amino-acid sequence MADLRLERVLWRHGCQVIGVDEAGRGPLAGPVVAAACILPPDAALPGVDDSKRMTEKRREAAFAAIQAVAVGWGIGIVDAARIDEINILQATFEAMAQAVEGARAMAAARPGRTAEAALLVDGNRPLPLWPGWQRTVVGGDHKSLSIAAASILAKVTRDRMMIEYDAHYPEYGFARNKGYGSREHWDALERYGPCPLHRRTFIGPRQIRFF; translated from the coding sequence ATGGCGGACCTGCGTCTGGAACGGGTGCTCTGGCGACATGGCTGCCAGGTGATCGGCGTGGATGAGGCCGGGCGCGGCCCGCTGGCCGGGCCCGTGGTCGCCGCGGCCTGCATCCTGCCCCCGGACGCGGCGCTGCCCGGGGTGGACGACTCCAAGCGGATGACCGAGAAACGGCGGGAGGCGGCCTTCGCCGCGATCCAGGCGGTTGCGGTGGGCTGGGGGATCGGTATCGTGGACGCGGCCCGCATCGATGAGATCAACATCCTCCAGGCGACCTTCGAGGCGATGGCCCAGGCGGTGGAAGGGGCCCGGGCCATGGCGGCGGCGCGGCCGGGGCGCACGGCGGAGGCCGCACTCCTGGTGGACGGCAACCGGCCCCTGCCCCTGTGGCCCGGCTGGCAGCGGACGGTGGTGGGCGGGGATCACAAGTCGCTTTCCATCGCCGCCGCGTCGATCCTGGCCAAGGTGACCCGTGACCGCATGATGATCGAGTACGACGCGCACTACCCGGAGTACGGCTTTGCCCGCAACAAGGGCTACGGCTCCCGGGAGCACTGGGACGCCCTGGAGCGGTACGGGCCGTGCCCGCTGCACCGGCGGACCTTCATCGGCCCGCGGCAGATCCGGTTCTTCTGA
- the sufC gene encoding Fe-S cluster assembly ATPase SufC, which translates to MTTGVPLTVRNLHVSIDDKEILKGVDLEVKPGEIHAIMGPNGAGKTTLGFALMGHPRYEVTEGTVMLGDQNVLEMEVSDRAKAGLFLAFQYPFEVSGVTVANFLHQAVNAVRGEEISVWDFQEKLAEKMELLEMDESFAGRYLNEGFSGGEKKRNEMLQMLLLEPKIAILDETDSGLDIDALKVVAKAVNSLRGPNFGAIVITHYHRILDHIKPDVVHVLMDGRIVKTGGPELALEIEKKGYDWIKAELGLADEAAEAGVK; encoded by the coding sequence GTGACCACTGGCGTCCCGCTTACCGTGCGGAACCTGCATGTGAGCATCGATGACAAGGAGATTCTGAAGGGCGTCGACCTCGAGGTGAAGCCGGGCGAGATCCACGCGATCATGGGCCCGAACGGCGCCGGCAAGACGACCCTCGGCTTCGCGCTGATGGGCCATCCCCGCTACGAGGTCACCGAGGGCACGGTGATGCTCGGCGATCAGAACGTGCTCGAGATGGAGGTCAGCGACCGGGCCAAGGCCGGCCTCTTCCTCGCTTTCCAGTACCCGTTCGAGGTCTCGGGCGTGACGGTGGCCAACTTCCTGCACCAGGCGGTCAACGCCGTGCGGGGCGAGGAGATCTCGGTCTGGGACTTCCAGGAGAAGCTGGCCGAGAAGATGGAACTCCTGGAGATGGACGAGTCCTTCGCCGGCCGCTACCTGAACGAGGGCTTCTCGGGCGGCGAGAAGAAGCGGAACGAGATGCTGCAGATGCTCCTGCTGGAGCCCAAGATCGCCATCCTCGACGAGACCGACTCCGGCCTCGACATCGACGCGCTGAAGGTGGTGGCCAAGGCGGTCAACTCCCTGCGCGGCCCGAACTTCGGCGCCATCGTCATCACCCACTACCACCGGATCCTCGATCACATCAAGCCGGACGTGGTGCACGTGCTGATGGACGGCCGGATCGTGAAGACCGGCGGCCCCGAGCTGGCGCTGGAGATCGAGAAGAAGGGCTACGACTGGATCAAGGCTGAGCTCGGCCTCGCGGACGAGGCAGCCGAGGCGGGGGTGAAGTAG
- a CDS encoding NUDIX hydrolase, producing MEETLRFCAACGGRLELRFVAEEGKERLVCRACGRITYLDPKISACTVPVLDGRILLARRGIEPARGRWVFPGGYMERGETVPQAAERETFEEVGLRVRATRPVGIYSYPDSVVVVIVYHCEVLGGEPAPNSETLEVRLFSPDEIPWDELAFPSTRDALRDFLAQWGRQA from the coding sequence GTGGAGGAGACGCTGAGGTTCTGTGCTGCCTGCGGCGGACGGCTGGAGCTGCGATTCGTGGCGGAAGAGGGCAAGGAGCGGCTGGTCTGCCGCGCCTGCGGCCGCATTACGTACCTGGATCCCAAGATCTCGGCCTGTACCGTGCCGGTGCTGGACGGCCGGATCCTGCTCGCGCGGCGGGGGATCGAGCCCGCCCGGGGCCGCTGGGTTTTCCCGGGCGGCTACATGGAACGGGGCGAGACCGTCCCGCAGGCCGCGGAGCGGGAGACCTTCGAGGAGGTGGGCCTGCGGGTGCGGGCCACGCGCCCGGTCGGCATCTATTCCTACCCCGACTCGGTGGTCGTGGTGATCGTCTACCACTGCGAGGTGCTGGGCGGCGAGCCGGCCCCCAACAGCGAGACGCTGGAGGTGCGGCTCTTTTCGCCCGATGAGATCCCCTGGGACGAGCTGGCCTTCCCCAGCACGCGCGACGCCCTGCGGGACTTCTTGGCCCAGTGGGGCCGGCAGGCGTAG
- a CDS encoding spore coat protein codes for MSSVISAIGEAMGMKPDDRVIAEGLLTAAKLKATAYCAAVLETTNPDLRRLLTTHLTDALAEHERCTRLAIERGWYRAHASPEDLVSQSLQDARHVLDG; via the coding sequence GTGTCCAGCGTCATCAGCGCCATCGGTGAGGCCATGGGCATGAAGCCCGACGACCGGGTGATCGCCGAGGGGCTGCTCACCGCGGCCAAGCTGAAGGCCACAGCCTACTGCGCGGCCGTGCTGGAGACCACCAACCCCGACCTGCGGCGGCTGCTCACCACCCATCTCACCGACGCCCTGGCCGAGCACGAGCGGTGCACCCGGCTGGCCATCGAGCGCGGCTGGTACCGGGCCCACGCCAGCCCGGAGGACCTGGTCAGCCAGTCGCTGCAGGACGCCCGGCACGTGCTGGACGGCTGA
- a CDS encoding ISLre2-like element ISSyth3 family transposase, translated as MEQIRAAVDFSFQEIERLAWQQTLDCFREALVEALSAIDTALYESRDPSRYVYKEMRSRSVVTKFGPITFQRRYYWDREEERFVFLLDEVLGIAKRQRVSDSVRADAVEASVTAGSYRGAAAELERRDCQVFVSHEAIRQWNLQTGRALAAAEKQQQMTLAGTRRVRVLFIEADGFWPARQRGKKAEVRLFVIHEGWIQRGPGSKEYSLVNRRDFVPEPGRDSWEQLSELLESEYDLSETWVIINGDRALWIREGVTWFPKALYQIDRFHLKRELNHVLRHRPQRLEQAHAALEANDAGRLLAVLDEAHKAETDTDRRGKMRRLLADLRMMPESIRDYRIRLQERGVNVEGLRGVGAAEGAVERYSARLRKVGRSWSESGLMAMLQVMAAYYRGALRGAVQYVERALGLESVNAAAEKVRHRVRETVGRGVDAARHARMPILNAGRNNSGGYSKTFRGFAGLVTR; from the coding sequence ATGGAGCAAATTCGTGCTGCGGTGGATTTCTCCTTTCAGGAGATTGAACGTTTGGCTTGGCAACAGACACTCGACTGCTTCCGCGAGGCTTTGGTCGAGGCGCTCTCTGCGATTGACACGGCGCTGTACGAGAGCCGAGACCCGAGTCGGTATGTGTACAAGGAAATGCGGTCCCGAAGCGTCGTCACCAAGTTCGGGCCGATCACGTTCCAGCGCCGCTACTACTGGGACCGCGAGGAAGAGCGTTTCGTGTTCCTGCTGGATGAGGTGTTGGGAATAGCGAAACGGCAGCGGGTGAGTGACTCGGTAAGGGCAGATGCGGTTGAAGCGTCTGTGACAGCTGGATCGTACCGGGGTGCTGCGGCAGAGCTGGAGCGGCGGGATTGCCAGGTGTTTGTCAGCCATGAAGCGATTCGGCAGTGGAACCTGCAGACCGGAAGGGCGCTTGCAGCGGCGGAAAAACAGCAGCAGATGACGTTGGCCGGTACCCGACGTGTGCGGGTCTTGTTCATCGAGGCAGACGGGTTCTGGCCAGCTCGTCAGCGTGGCAAGAAGGCAGAAGTCCGGCTGTTTGTGATTCATGAGGGTTGGATCCAGCGAGGCCCAGGTAGTAAGGAGTACAGCCTGGTGAACCGGCGCGATTTCGTGCCCGAACCGGGCAGGGATAGCTGGGAGCAGTTGAGCGAGCTTCTGGAGAGCGAGTACGACCTAAGCGAGACCTGGGTGATCATCAACGGGGACCGGGCGTTGTGGATCCGGGAGGGCGTGACGTGGTTTCCCAAGGCGCTGTACCAGATCGATCGGTTCCACCTGAAGCGGGAGTTAAACCATGTGCTGCGCCACCGGCCCCAGCGCTTAGAGCAGGCACACGCTGCACTTGAAGCAAACGATGCTGGACGGTTGCTGGCGGTGCTGGATGAAGCGCATAAAGCCGAGACCGACACGGATCGTCGTGGGAAGATGCGCCGGCTGCTGGCCGACCTCAGGATGATGCCGGAGTCAATTCGAGATTACCGTATTCGGCTGCAAGAGCGGGGCGTCAACGTTGAGGGGTTACGCGGCGTGGGCGCCGCGGAAGGGGCGGTGGAGCGGTATTCGGCACGGCTGCGGAAGGTGGGGCGGAGCTGGTCGGAAAGTGGCCTGATGGCAATGCTGCAGGTGATGGCAGCATATTATCGCGGCGCTTTACGGGGGGCCGTACAGTACGTTGAGCGTGCGTTGGGGCTTGAATCTGTGAACGCGGCTGCGGAGAAAGTGCGCCATCGGGTTCGTGAGACCGTAGGCCGGGGAGTCGATGCTGCCCGGCATGCACGCATGCCGATCCTGAACGCCGGTCGCAACAACAGCGGAGGATACTCCAAGACGTTCAGGGGGTTTGCGGGTCTGGTGACCAGGTAA